A stretch of DNA from Micromonospora sp. NBC_01813:
CCTCAGCGGGGTCGTCCGCCGTGGGCGGATGGTGGGCGGGAGTGCACCGGTTGGCCCGGCGGGGGAGCCGAAGCGCCAGGTCAGCGGCCGGATGAGGGCCGGAATCGTCGGCACACTGCAAATCCGTCGCGAAAGCTACAGAGGTTCGAATCCTCTACCCGCCACCAGGCGCACCAACAGCCCTTGACCTGCACCAACAGGTCAAGGGCTGTTGTCGTACGGGCAGGCGTCGCGTCCCGCCCGGTCCAGCCAAGGTCCAGCCGGCTACGGCGAGCTCTGGGCGTCCGAGGCCGGAGTCGGGCGCCGGGGTCGGGGTCGGACGCTGGCGGGGCGGGGCCGCTGCGGTCGGCGACTGAGGTTTCTCGTTGTCTGTGGCTGCTGCGTGGGCGTTCTCGGTGGTGGTGGGTCCTTCGCGCTGCGATTTCCGAACTGGCGAGTAGCGACCGTCATCGAGCTGTGACCGAAAGGGCTCCCGCTGAGTTGACTCTAGGGCTTAGCGTCGAAAACCGGCGACAGCGCGTGGCCACCGAGCCACCGACTCGACTTGGCGCGGGCATCTCGGTTAATAGGCCAATAAAGTACGTGATAAATCTTTCTATCGTTGAATCGTATTAAATCCGGCATGTCGGGCAGATCAAAGTGCTGAACTCCTCGAGTCCGCTAGCGTTTCCGGTACGGATCGCACCAATCCGGTGGCGTCGCAGTTGAGCTCAGCGCTACCACCTCGCAACCGGTCTGAGCTGCGGCGGGACGAATGCCGCAGAGGAAAGACGCGGCTAAGGTTCTCATCATCCGATTGGCTAGGATGCGGGGTGCTGAAGGTGCAGGCTGGCCGCGTCCACCTACCGTTGAGACCGTCTGGTGTGGCACCATCAGGACTCTGCCCCACCTTTGTGTAAGTCATTCACCTCCTTGGACGGGAGTCTGTAACATGCGTGGACACACGATGGGCCGCCGGCTCGGCAGGGTCGTCGCGGTCGTCGCACTCGGGATTGCTGTCACGTTCACCGCAGGGACCGCTGCCCAAGGCGCGCAAGCCTGGGTCACGTTCGGTGACGAGCTGTCGACCCTCTGGACGACGGATGAGGTCGATCAGGCTGATCCGGTCACCGCCCCGGTTCTGCTCATTGACTACGGCTGGCACTGACAGCAGCCCCTTCTGAGGGTTTCATGCCTAAACCGCAGGCGGTCTCACAGCATCCTTCCAGGCGCGCGTGGTTCGTAACCGGACCGCTCGCGCTGGTTGCTGTGACCATCACTGTCGCTTTGGGCATGACCCACCCCAACCCGACGGGTGACTGGGCAACGGGTCTTCTGTTTTTCGGGCTCTTTGCTTTGGCGCACGCCATGATGCTGGCTATAGATCTTCGCCGGCAGACCTTCACCCTGAATATCGGGGAGATTCCGTTTCTCCTCGGCCTTTTCTTTTTGCCGCCACTGACGCTGATCGCGGGTCGTGTCCTGGCAGCAATAGTGGGCCACGTGAGTCGGCGGCAACCGCCGGTGAAATTGTGGTTCAACGTTGCCAATGTGGCTGCGGGTACCTCGGTGGCGACCGCGATCGTGGTCAACGCCGGGGTGCTCGACGCTGATCAGCCACGCACCTGGCTCGCTCTGGTCAGCGCCATGGTGGCAAACCAGATAGTGACGCTGATCCCGGTTCTGATGGTGATCACCCTGGTGCAGGGGCGGTTGTCCAGCAAGGAGCTGACGACCACCACCGTCCCCGGGGTCATCGTGGCTCTGATCAACATCACCTTCGGCCTGGTGGTGTTGATCCTGCTGGCGCAGAGCGAGTGGGCGCTGGTGCTGCTGATCGCGTTGGTCGTCTTCTTCGTGCTGGCGTACCGATCGTATGCGCAATCGTTGCGCCAGAATCGGACACTGTCCGAAATCTACGCGCTGACCCGGGCGATCGCTGATACCCCACATGACGGCACGATCTCCGACGTCCTTCTCAAACGGGTACGCGAGGTCCTCCAGTCCGAGTACGCCACCCTGTGGCTGCCCAAGCAGGGGCGCTATCCGGAAGTCCTATTGTCCGCCACCGCCGATGGGCAGGGCCTGGTCGACACGGTCGGCACCCCGCAGGCGATCCGGGAGCAGGTCTTCGAGACTGGGGCGTCACTCGCCGTCGGCGCGAAGTTCGGCGACAGCCCGTTCGATGCGGCACTGCGCGAATGGGGCACCAAGGATGCCGTCGTCGTGCCGCTGCGGGCCGGCTCCCTGGTGATCGGCTGCCTCGAAGTCAGCGGTCGGCTGGGGGACATCTCACACTTCGGGCCGGGTGATCTTCGGCTACTGGAGGCGATCGCCGTGCACGCGGCGGTCGCCGTGGAGAACTCCCGCCTGGTCGACCGGCTGCGCTTCGACGCGGCCCACGACGGGCTGACCAGGCTGGCCAACCGACGCCGGCTGACCGCGGCCCTGGACGAGTCGGTCGCCATCCGTACCCCGGGTGAAGTCGTCGCCGTCCTGCTCTTCGACGTCGACGGGCTACGCCAGGTCAACGAGTCCCTCGGGCACGCGGCGGGGGACAAGGTCCTGGTCGAGGTCGCCCGGCGGCTGCGGGTCAGCGCGCCGTCGTCGGCGCTGGTCGGCCGCAGCGGTGGCGACGAGTTCGTCGTCACCCTGCGGATGGAGACCATCGAATCGGCGGTCGCGCTCGCGGAGGAGCTTCGGGACCAGATCCGTGACCAGATGGTGTTCGGCGCCCTCACCCTGGACGTCGACACGGTGGCCGGGGTGACGGTGCACCCGGACCATGGCAGTGACGCGGCGACGTTGCTGCAACGTGCCGATCTGGCCGCGACGGCGGCGAAGTCGGTGTCCGGCGGTGTCCAGCTGTTCAATCCGGCGTTGGAGTCCCGGTCCGTGCGCCGATTGGGGCTCGCCGGCGATCTGCGGGTCGCGTTGGACGAAGGCCAGCTGGAGGTCTACTACCAGCCGAAGGTGACGCTGCACGGCCGCCGGCTTGTCGGGGTCGAGTGTCTGACCCGGTGGGAGCATCCGACGCACGGGTCGGTCGCGCCGGAGGATTTCGTCGCGGTCGCCGAGCACACGGGGCAGCTCGGTCGGTTGACCGAGTTCGTTCTCGGCGAGGGTCTGCGTCGGTGCCGGGAGTGGAGTGTGGGGCAGCAACCGCTGCCGGTCTCCGTCAATCTTTCCGCCCGGACGTTGACCGACCCGGACTTCCCCGAGCGGGTACGCGAGTTGCTGGACGAGCATCAGGTGTCCCCGGAGCTGCTCACCCTGGAGATCGCCGAGGCCGGGGTGTTGGACGGCACCGACCGGCCGATGCCGACCCTGCGGCGGCTGCGCGACCTGGGGGTGCGGCTGTCGGTGGACGACTTCGGCACCGGCTACACGTCGTTGGCGCATCTGCGGCGGCTCCCGGTCCACGAGGTGAAGGTGGACCGTTCGTTCGTGCAGGGCATGGCGACCGACCCGGGGGACCTGGCGATCGTCAACGCGGTGGTGACGCTGTCGCAGCAGTTCGGCCTGACCGTGGTGGCCGAGGGTGTGGAGAGTGAGCTGACGCTGGAGCTGCTGCAGGACATCGGCTGTCAGATCGGGCAGGGTTTCCTGTTCAGCCGGCCGCTGCCGTACGAGCGGCTCGCCGCCTGGTACGAGGCCCAGGCCGACCCGGAGACAGTGCAGTCCAGCGAGGTCCGGCGGCTGCGGGCAGTGCCGTGACCTGCGGTTTCGCGTACGGGGTGATCTGATTTCACCTGGCCGGCGGGGGCGTGTACTCTTACCCGTGCGCATCCGCCCCGGCGGTGCGTGTTAGGCCCCCTTAGCTCAGTCGGCAGAGCGTCTCCATGGTAAGGAGAAGGTCTACGGTTCGATTCCGTAAGGGGGCTCAGAGGGTTCACAGGACCCGTCGCGGCGGTGTAGCTCAGGTGGTAGAGCAAACGGCTCATAATCGTTGTGTCGCCGGTTCAAGTCCGGCCACCGCTACGGTCGGCTTCCCGGTGAGGCCGGTGGTTGAAGTACAGGGGGCGCCGTGGGCGCCCGCTTTGCATGTCCGCAGCCGCTCCGGCTACGCTGGCAGGCTGTAGTTGTTTCGATAGCGAGGAAGGCACCCCGCCGTGGCTAAGGCGACCGACGTCCGTCCGAAGATCACTTTGGCGTGTGTGGAGTGCAAGGAGCGCAACTACATCACGCGGAAGAACCGCCGTAACGACCCGGACCGCATCGAGATGAAGAAGTTCTGTCCGCGGGACGGCAAGCACACCCTGCACCGCGAGACTCGCTGACCGCGGTTCCAGCTTCCGGCCGCACGTCGTCGGGTGCCGGGCACCGGGTAGGTTCTGCCCATGCCCATGGACCCGTCCCTCGTCGGCCGTAGCTATCCGCCCGGCAGCCCGTACCTGGTTGGTCGGGAGAAGATCCGCGAGTTCGCCTCGGCTATCGGTGCGACCGATCCGATCCACCACGACCCTGAAGCCGGCCGCAAGGCCGGCTACTCGGACGTGGTGGCGCCGCCGACGTTCCCGATCGTGTTGTCCATGGCGTCGTCCGGGCGGGTGATCGACGACCCGGATCTCGGCATGGACTACAGCAGGGTCGTCCATGGCGATCAGCGTTTCCGCTACGTCCGGCCGGTGGTGGCGGGTGACGAGCTGGTCTGCTCCGACGTGATCGAGGAGATCATGTCGCGGGGTGGCCACGATTTTCTCACCATCCGCACCGAGATGACGACCCTCGCCGGTGACCCGGTCGTCAGCGTGTGGATGAAGCTCGTCGTCCGGGGGGAGAGCTGACATGGAGTTGCCAGCGCAGCGGTTCCGGGTCACCCGGGCAGACCTGGTGCGGTACGCCGGGGCCTCCGGCGACTTCAATCCGATCCACTGGAGCGACCGGTTCGCCACCGGGGTGGGGCTGCCCGGGGTGATCGCCCACGGGATGCTGACCATGGCCCTCGCCGGGCGGGCGCTGGCCCAGTGGGTCGGTGGCGCGGACGCGATCGTCGAGTACAACGTGCGGTTCACCCGCCCGGTGGTGGTGCCCGACGACGACGAGGGCACCGAGATCGAGGTGACCGGGGTGGTCAAGGGCTCCACCGATGACGGTCTGACCAGGATCGACGTCACGGCCGTCTGCGCCGGCGAGAAGGTGCTGAGTCAGGCCCGGGCGTTGGTGCGTACCAGGGATTGATCCCGCCCGGTGCGGGGTCTGGTGCCGGTCCCGTGGTGGTCTGCTCACCCGGTGGTGCCGGGCCGGTTGGGAAAGTGGTGGCTCTACCCGTACACTGGTCCGCCGTGGGGTTCGTGACCCCTGATCAGTCCTGCATGGCTGTTCGCCATGGATTTCTGAGCAGGTTTCTCGACCCGCACAGGGGTGTAGCTCAATTGGCAGAGCAGCGGTCTCCAAAACCGCAGGCTGCAGGTTCAAGTCCTGTCACCCCTGCGCCTAAGGCCTGACCGACCCGGTGGGTCGGCTGCCGTCTCCGTTGACGGCCGTCCCGCAGGGGAGTGGCCGGCATGCACGACGCAACACGCGTCTTACCTGGCGTGTGACCCCACCACCCGCGACGGAGGGCGAGATGGCCGAGAGGAACCGGCGTGGCGATGACGCCGCGGACGACCGCCCCGATGGCGAGTCGATCGACGAGACTCCCGTTGAGGACGACGAGTCGGTAGCGAAGGGTGGCGATGCCACCCAGTCGACGGCGGAGTCGTCGGAAGGCAAACCGAAGGCCAAGTCCGACGGCCGTGTGGGCTTTTTCGGCCGGATCATCCGGTTCGTCCGCGAAGTCGTGGCCGAGCTGCGTAAGGTCATCTGGCCGACTCGTAAGGAGTTGCTGACCTACACCGCCGTGGTGGTCGTGTTCATCGCGGTCATGCTGACCATCGTGGCCGGGCTGGACTTCGCGTTCGCCAAGGGTGTGCTGTGGGTATTCGGTAACCCCAGCTGATTGTGACGGAAGTGAGCAAGCGTGCCTGAGTACGACGAGACCGCCAGGGTCACCGACGATCAGTCGACGGTGGCCACGGCGGCGGCTGATGAGTCGGTTGAGGCCGCCAGCGCACCATCGGACCCCGCCGCGCCGGCGGACGCCTCCGCCGTCGCCGATTCGGCTGTCGACGGTTCCACCGCTGACGATCCGGCCGTCGGCGAGGTCGAAGAAGAGTTCGACGCGGTCGCGGAGCTGCGGCAGAAGCTGCGGTACGCACCGGGCGACTGGTTCGTGGTGCACTCGTACGCCGGTTACGAGAACAAGGTCAAGACCAACCTCGAGACCCGGATCAGCAGCCTCGACATGGAGGAGTTCATCTTCCAGGTTGAGGTGCCCACCCGGGAGGAGGTCGAGGTCAAGAACGGCAAGCGGCTCCAGGTGCAGAACAAGGTCTTCCCGGGTTACATCCTGGTTCGGATGGACCTGACCGCGGAGTCGTACTCCTGCGTACGCAACACCCCGGGGGTCACCGGCTTCGTCGGCGCCACCGACCGGGCCGACCGGCCCGCTCCGCTGTCGCTCAACGAGGTGCTCAAGTGGCTCGCCCCGGCGGTCACCACGGAGAGCAAGAAGTCCAAGCCCGAGATTCGGGTGCTGGACTTCGAGGTCGGCGACTCGGTCACGGTCACTGACGGCGCCTTCGCCTCGCTGCCGGCCACGATCAGCGAAATCAACGCCGACCAGCAGAAGCTCAAGGTGTTGGTGTCGATCTTCGGCCGGGAGACGCCGGTGGAGCTGAACTTCAACCAGGTCGCCAAGATCTGATCCATCGCAGCTGTCCGCGACGCGGCAACCCCGAGCTGGGGTTGTCGCGTCGTCTGCGCTAACCTAGAACGTCGGCCCCGGGCCGCGCCTGACCGTGCGCGCGTGCTGGGGGTGCGCCAGCCCGTGCCGGAGGGTGTCAGCCTCCGGTGACGTCCAGCAGATCCGGTGCGCGACACCAGATCAAGCCCCAGGAAGTGACATGCCTCCGAAGAAGAAGAAACTCGTCAAGACGTTCACGCTGCAGCTGCCGGCGGGTCAGGCAACCCCGGCGCCGCCGGTCGGGCCGGCGCTCGGTCAGCACGGCGTGAACATCATGGAGTTCTGCAAGTCCTACAACTCGCAGACCGAGGCCCAGCGCGGCGACATCGTGCCGGCCGAGATCAGCGTGTACGAGGACCGGACCTTCAGTTTCGTGCTGAAGACCCCGCCCGCGGCCCGGCTGCTGCTCAAGGCCGCCGGCGTCCCGAAGGGCTCGGGCGTCCCGCAGGCGACCAAGGTCGGCTCGGTGTCCGCCGCGCAGCTGCGCGAGATCGCCGAGAAGAAGATGTCCGACCTCAACGCCAACAGCGTGGAGCAGGCGGAGAAGATCATCGCCGGGACCGCCCGGTCGATGGGCATCACCGTCAAGGAGTGATCCGGCTGACCCGCGCCTGACGTGGGTAGCCGACGACCATCGTGGGAGGGTGCGCGCGACGCGCGGCCCGCCATTGACCACAGGAGCAAATCAAGATGCAGCGCAGCAAGAGCTATCGCAAGGCCACCGACCTGATCGACCGGTCGAAGCTGTACGCCCCGGCGGAGGCGGTCAAGCTGGCCAAGGAGACGAGCCCGGTCAAGTTCGACGCCACGGTCGAGGTCGCCATGCGCCTCGGTGTCGACCCGCGCAAGGCGGACCAGATGGTCCGGGGCACGGTCAACCTGCCGCACGGCACCGGTAAGACCGCCCGGGTGATCGTCTTTGCCGCCGGCGCGAAGGCCGAAGAGGCCGTCGCCGCAGGTGCCGACGAGGTCGGCTCGGACGAGTTGGTCGCCCGGATCCAGGGGGGCTGGCTGGACTTCGACGCGGCGATCGCCACCCCGGACCAGATGGCGAAGATCGGCCGGATCGCGCGGATCCTGGGCCCGCGCGGCCTGATGCCGAACCCGAAGACCGGCACCGTCACGATGGACGTGACCAAGGCCGTCTCCGACATCAAGGGCGGCAAGATCACCTTCCGGGTGGACAAGCACTCCAACCTGCACCTGATCATCGGCAAGGCGTCGTTCGGCACGGAGCAGCTGATCGACAACTACGCGGCGGTGCTGGACGAGGTGCTGCGGGCCAAGCCGTCCGCCGCGAAGGGCAAGTACCTGCGCAAGGTCGTGCTGACCACCACGATGGGCCCGGGTGTCCCGGTCGACCCGAACGTGGTGAAGAACCTGCACGAGGCGACCAGCGAGAGCTGATCGCACACCGGCGACGATCGGGGGGGCGGGTCCGGCGGGTACGCCGGACCCGCCCCCCGAATCGATTTGGCGTCAGCGTCGACTGTGCCGTACGCTCTGTACATCCACACCCAAAGACCGCTGGTCACCGTGCCTCGGCACGGTTGAAGGTCCCGTATTCACGGGCGGCTCGCGCAGGGGCGGAACGGAAGTTGAGTCTTCGTCGTCATTCGACGCCTGCCTCGCCCCGTGCGCCTACTGCGCCGGGGCGTTTTTCGTGGGCGCGGGATCTTCACGACCGGCTGGCGTTCGCGCCGGCCGGTTCCCAGCCTGGAGCACCAGAGAGGAGGGACATGGCGGACAAGCCGGTTCGTGCCGACAAGGCCACCGCGGTCGCCGAGCTGACCGAACGGTTCCGCGAGTCGGGAGCCACGGTGCTCACCGAGTACCGGGGCCTCACCGTCGCTCAGCTGACCCAGCTGCGCCGTTCGTTGGGGCAGGACGTCACCTATTCGGTGGCGAAGAACACCCTGGCCAAGCGGGCCGCGTCGGACGCGGGCATCGACGGACTCGACGAGCTGTTCTCCGGTCCTACCGCGCTCACCTTCGTCTCCGGCGACGTGGTGGAGGCTGCCAAGGGCCTGCGCGACTTCGCCAAGGCCAACCCGCTGCTCGTCATCAAGGGCGGGGTCTTCGAGGGACGCGCGATCAGCGCGGCCGAGGTCACCAAGCTGGCCGACCTCGAGTCGCGTGAGGTGTTGCTGGCCAAGCTGGCCGGTGCCATGAAGGCGAACCTGAGCAAGGCCGCGGCCGTGCTGCAGGCGCCGCTGTCGAAGACCGCCCGTCTGGCGGCAGCGCTGCAGGACAAGCGCGAATCCGAGGGTACGCAGGCCTGACCTGCCCGCCCTCGTCAACGTCACCACATTCGAAAGGAAGCCGACCATGGCGAAGCTCAGCACCGACGAGCTGCTCGACGCGTTCAAGGAGATGACGCTGATCGAGCTCTCCGAGTTCGTGAAGCAGTTCGAGGAGACCTTCGAGGTCACCGCCGCCGCTCCGGTGGCGATGGCCGCCGCCGGCCCCGCCGCCGCCGCGGCCGAGGCCGAGCCGGAGAAGGACGAGTTCGACGTCGTCCTCGAGGCTGACGGTGGCAAGAAGATCCAGGTCATCAAGGTCGTGCGCGAGCTGACCGGCCTGGGCCTCAAGGAGGCCAAGGACCTGGTCGAGGCCGCTCCGAAGGCCGTTCTGGAGAAGGCCACCAAGGAGGCCGCCGACAAGGCCAAGGCCAAGCTGGAGGCCGAAGGCGCCAAGGTCACCCTCAAGTGACCTGACCCACACTGCGGTCGGTGGCGGGCGGCGATCCTCAGCGAGGGTCGCCGCCCGCCACCGTTCGCACACCCGGTGCGATTGCCCAATGATCAGGGCATTTCACCTTTCGGGTCGGTCAACGCGGTCGATGGTCGGCTGACGACCGGTGGCGGGAAAGGCGATCTAGCCCTACGACAGGCCTTGACTCGGCCGGTAGCGGCAGGCACGCTGACTACAGCAAGAGTGAGCCGGGTTCGCTGCGATGCCAAGGCAGCGAGGCGTTTTTCCGGTTCGACGCTTGCGACGGCCACAGCTGGGTAATGGCACCGCAGTGGGAGGGTTGCCGTTCCGGGAGACCGGGATGGGTTCCACTGCAGCCGGCCCCACCGGGCCTCGTGGGATACGCCGCGTTCCGAGCGGTTCGGGTGATGCCGAGAGCGGCAACCCGACCGGCTCCGCGACGTCCTTCGGGGATGGGCTGGACAGCGGTTAGCCGCTCGGCTACACTGCTAGTTTGCGCTGCCTTCCATCTTGCCTCGCGCATGAAATGTCCGATACTGGGCATTTTCACCGAGGTTCTTTGGGGTGCGCGCGAAACAGCCGTCTGCAGCACCGGTCCTCGGAAGGA
This window harbors:
- a CDS encoding putative bifunctional diguanylate cyclase/phosphodiesterase; its protein translation is MPKPQAVSQHPSRRAWFVTGPLALVAVTITVALGMTHPNPTGDWATGLLFFGLFALAHAMMLAIDLRRQTFTLNIGEIPFLLGLFFLPPLTLIAGRVLAAIVGHVSRRQPPVKLWFNVANVAAGTSVATAIVVNAGVLDADQPRTWLALVSAMVANQIVTLIPVLMVITLVQGRLSSKELTTTTVPGVIVALINITFGLVVLILLAQSEWALVLLIALVVFFVLAYRSYAQSLRQNRTLSEIYALTRAIADTPHDGTISDVLLKRVREVLQSEYATLWLPKQGRYPEVLLSATADGQGLVDTVGTPQAIREQVFETGASLAVGAKFGDSPFDAALREWGTKDAVVVPLRAGSLVIGCLEVSGRLGDISHFGPGDLRLLEAIAVHAAVAVENSRLVDRLRFDAAHDGLTRLANRRRLTAALDESVAIRTPGEVVAVLLFDVDGLRQVNESLGHAAGDKVLVEVARRLRVSAPSSALVGRSGGDEFVVTLRMETIESAVALAEELRDQIRDQMVFGALTLDVDTVAGVTVHPDHGSDAATLLQRADLAATAAKSVSGGVQLFNPALESRSVRRLGLAGDLRVALDEGQLEVYYQPKVTLHGRRLVGVECLTRWEHPTHGSVAPEDFVAVAEHTGQLGRLTEFVLGEGLRRCREWSVGQQPLPVSVNLSARTLTDPDFPERVRELLDEHQVSPELLTLEIAEAGVLDGTDRPMPTLRRLRDLGVRLSVDDFGTGYTSLAHLRRLPVHEVKVDRSFVQGMATDPGDLAIVNAVVTLSQQFGLTVVAEGVESELTLELLQDIGCQIGQGFLFSRPLPYERLAAWYEAQADPETVQSSEVRRLRAVP
- the rpmG gene encoding 50S ribosomal protein L33; the encoded protein is MAKATDVRPKITLACVECKERNYITRKNRRNDPDRIEMKKFCPRDGKHTLHRETR
- a CDS encoding MaoC family dehydratase N-terminal domain-containing protein, whose amino-acid sequence is MPMDPSLVGRSYPPGSPYLVGREKIREFASAIGATDPIHHDPEAGRKAGYSDVVAPPTFPIVLSMASSGRVIDDPDLGMDYSRVVHGDQRFRYVRPVVAGDELVCSDVIEEIMSRGGHDFLTIRTEMTTLAGDPVVSVWMKLVVRGES
- a CDS encoding MaoC family dehydratase, translating into MELPAQRFRVTRADLVRYAGASGDFNPIHWSDRFATGVGLPGVIAHGMLTMALAGRALAQWVGGADAIVEYNVRFTRPVVVPDDDEGTEIEVTGVVKGSTDDGLTRIDVTAVCAGEKVLSQARALVRTRD
- the secE gene encoding preprotein translocase subunit SecE, with translation MAERNRRGDDAADDRPDGESIDETPVEDDESVAKGGDATQSTAESSEGKPKAKSDGRVGFFGRIIRFVREVVAELRKVIWPTRKELLTYTAVVVVFIAVMLTIVAGLDFAFAKGVLWVFGNPS
- the nusG gene encoding transcription termination/antitermination protein NusG, yielding MPEYDETARVTDDQSTVATAAADESVEAASAPSDPAAPADASAVADSAVDGSTADDPAVGEVEEEFDAVAELRQKLRYAPGDWFVVHSYAGYENKVKTNLETRISSLDMEEFIFQVEVPTREEVEVKNGKRLQVQNKVFPGYILVRMDLTAESYSCVRNTPGVTGFVGATDRADRPAPLSLNEVLKWLAPAVTTESKKSKPEIRVLDFEVGDSVTVTDGAFASLPATISEINADQQKLKVLVSIFGRETPVELNFNQVAKI
- the rplK gene encoding 50S ribosomal protein L11 translates to MPPKKKKLVKTFTLQLPAGQATPAPPVGPALGQHGVNIMEFCKSYNSQTEAQRGDIVPAEISVYEDRTFSFVLKTPPAARLLLKAAGVPKGSGVPQATKVGSVSAAQLREIAEKKMSDLNANSVEQAEKIIAGTARSMGITVKE
- the rplA gene encoding 50S ribosomal protein L1, with protein sequence MQRSKSYRKATDLIDRSKLYAPAEAVKLAKETSPVKFDATVEVAMRLGVDPRKADQMVRGTVNLPHGTGKTARVIVFAAGAKAEEAVAAGADEVGSDELVARIQGGWLDFDAAIATPDQMAKIGRIARILGPRGLMPNPKTGTVTMDVTKAVSDIKGGKITFRVDKHSNLHLIIGKASFGTEQLIDNYAAVLDEVLRAKPSAAKGKYLRKVVLTTTMGPGVPVDPNVVKNLHEATSES
- the rplJ gene encoding 50S ribosomal protein L10, producing MADKPVRADKATAVAELTERFRESGATVLTEYRGLTVAQLTQLRRSLGQDVTYSVAKNTLAKRAASDAGIDGLDELFSGPTALTFVSGDVVEAAKGLRDFAKANPLLVIKGGVFEGRAISAAEVTKLADLESREVLLAKLAGAMKANLSKAAAVLQAPLSKTARLAAALQDKRESEGTQA
- the rplL gene encoding 50S ribosomal protein L7/L12, which codes for MAKLSTDELLDAFKEMTLIELSEFVKQFEETFEVTAAAPVAMAAAGPAAAAAEAEPEKDEFDVVLEADGGKKIQVIKVVRELTGLGLKEAKDLVEAAPKAVLEKATKEAADKAKAKLEAEGAKVTLK